In Mercenaria mercenaria strain notata chromosome 13, MADL_Memer_1, whole genome shotgun sequence, a single window of DNA contains:
- the LOC123529673 gene encoding uncharacterized protein LOC123529673, translated as MVKCLGRWGKHDLKQSSGSHTVVTCSSAVEGNVSNRQHTDINDEDEEETEELEICCLSGCLTTIAVGILFFLALPTGILLCVFASSNKDAEVLVVGIVLAVIPIILLPLIAVILYNRRRIRRLRKRKVSSSPENRGANRTRY; from the exons ATGGTAAAATGTCTCGGACGTTGGGGAAAACATGATCTGAAACAGAGTTCAGGAAGCCATACAGTTGTGACGTGCTCGTCGGCGGTAGAAGGAAATGTTTCGAACCGGCAACATACCGATATTAACGATGAAG aTGAAGAAGAGACGGAGGAATTGGAGATTTGTTGCTTGAGTGGATGTCTTACAACAATAGCCGTCGGTATCTTGTTTTTCCTGGCTTTACCGACAG GTATATTACTGTGTGTTTTTGCATCATCAAACAAGGACGCAGAAGTACTTGTTGTTGGGATAGTATTAGCAGTCATTCCTATCATATTACTACCACTTATTGCTGTCATTCTTTATAACCGCCGCCGGATCCGACGGCTTAGAAAGAGGAAAGTTTCGTCCTCGCCAGAAAACAGAGGAGCCAACAGAACCCGTTACTGA